In one Fluviispira vulneris genomic region, the following are encoded:
- a CDS encoding hydroxymethylglutaryl-CoA reductase, degradative: protein MVKDAQQIVARTTTKQTDVNAKPIIHQGMPSSSRIPNFAQMNSKSRAQAMVSRNIISSDEAHYLNNSGALNIEQAEKFIENCIGGYTLPLGIATNFLIDGEEVFIPMAVEESSVVAAASYGAKLARTGGGFISEPTETIATCQIQFFASPSENIFALFDSSVQERIIEAAQKCHPRLISRGGGVKSVELRALSKPGYYVVHVNVDTCEAMGANIVNSIAEEVGRLLPEVIPCAVGSKILTNLTTHRITKVKCEIDMNALERDGYSGEEAARRICSVWEFADLDPFRAATHNKGVMNGIDPIVIATGNDWRAVEAGCHAYASLSGVYKPLTKWFINENNRLQGEIAVPIAVGTVGGVTTLHPSAAACLKLMGSPSSAKLSSIIASVGLAQNLSAIRALGCEGIQKGHMALHEKNLEMMRKYDHFPSISVVETDNAQK, encoded by the coding sequence ATGGTAAAAGACGCACAACAAATCGTAGCAAGAACCACAACTAAGCAAACGGATGTCAATGCTAAGCCTATTATTCATCAAGGCATGCCTTCTTCGAGCCGCATCCCAAATTTTGCCCAAATGAATTCTAAGTCCCGCGCTCAAGCAATGGTTTCGCGCAATATCATAAGCTCGGATGAAGCTCATTATTTAAATAATTCTGGAGCTCTCAATATTGAACAAGCTGAAAAGTTTATTGAAAATTGTATTGGTGGTTACACATTGCCACTTGGGATTGCGACAAACTTTCTCATCGATGGGGAAGAGGTGTTTATACCAATGGCCGTTGAAGAATCGAGCGTTGTTGCTGCTGCAAGCTATGGAGCAAAACTTGCACGCACCGGAGGAGGTTTTATTTCTGAGCCGACTGAAACAATAGCCACATGCCAAATTCAATTTTTTGCTTCCCCATCAGAAAATATATTTGCACTTTTTGACTCAAGTGTTCAAGAAAGAATTATTGAAGCAGCACAAAAATGCCATCCTCGACTTATTTCTCGAGGAGGAGGGGTCAAAAGTGTTGAATTGAGAGCTCTTTCTAAACCTGGCTACTATGTTGTGCATGTGAACGTCGATACCTGTGAAGCTATGGGTGCAAATATCGTAAATTCAATTGCTGAAGAAGTGGGACGCTTATTACCTGAAGTTATCCCTTGTGCAGTTGGTTCTAAAATTCTCACAAATTTAACCACCCATAGAATCACAAAAGTCAAATGTGAAATTGATATGAATGCGCTTGAAAGAGATGGATACTCTGGAGAAGAAGCAGCAAGACGCATTTGCTCGGTTTGGGAGTTTGCCGATCTCGATCCCTTTCGTGCTGCCACGCATAACAAAGGTGTTATGAATGGTATAGATCCAATCGTCATTGCAACTGGTAATGATTGGCGTGCCGTAGAGGCTGGATGCCATGCATACGCTTCATTGTCGGGAGTGTATAAACCTCTAACAAAGTGGTTTATTAATGAAAACAACCGACTACAAGGTGAAATTGCCGTTCCTATTGCTGTGGGCACTGTAGGTGGTGTGACCACGTTGCATCCTTCAGCGGCTGCATGCTTAAAATTAATGGGTTCACCCTCTTCAGCAAAACTATCATCTATCATTGCAAGCGTCGGCTTAGCGCAAAATTTATCAGCGATTCGTGCACTCGGGTGTGAAGGCATTCAGAAAGGGCATATGGCATTGCATGAAAAAAATCTAGAAATGATGAGAAAATACGACCATTTCCCAAGCATATCTGTGGTTGAAACAGATAACGCGCAAAAGTAA
- the fni gene encoding type 2 isopentenyl-diphosphate Delta-isomerase: MPHIKNHKHSKLLSNIEDTPELMVSRKNDHIRICKTENIESDGEPFSQFHFIPEALPEIDFNDLDLTQNFLNKSFAMPLLVTGMTGGVDKGQEINEAIALAAEKFNIPMGLGSQKMLIKDTKFKKLFDVRKVAPNLFVIGNIGAVSLNYGITLEDIKRLVDDLELGAFAIHLNALQECIQPEGERNFSKLLTKIEKIARSLHVPVIIKEVGSGISSETYQKLVSAGVAAVDVGGKGGTSWSAIEGLRSDKEGQRLGDLFKNWGMSTDDSLLCCSRLKNDLQYNVPLIATGGIRNGLQVAKAVALGASMVGVGLPLFKAAVSPLAGETPLESVERELNFFRKSLSITMFCAGALNLTQLNSRIVQKVP; this comes from the coding sequence TTGCCGCATATAAAAAACCATAAGCATTCAAAATTACTTTCTAATATCGAAGACACTCCCGAACTCATGGTGAGCCGGAAAAACGATCATATTCGTATTTGTAAAACGGAAAATATTGAATCCGATGGTGAACCCTTCTCCCAGTTTCATTTTATCCCAGAAGCATTGCCTGAAATTGACTTTAATGACCTCGATTTAACTCAAAATTTTCTTAATAAATCGTTTGCTATGCCACTCCTTGTGACTGGTATGACGGGTGGTGTGGACAAGGGGCAAGAGATCAATGAGGCCATTGCTCTAGCTGCTGAAAAATTCAATATTCCGATGGGACTCGGCTCCCAAAAAATGCTGATAAAAGATACTAAATTTAAAAAGCTTTTTGATGTGAGAAAAGTGGCCCCAAATCTTTTTGTTATTGGTAATATAGGGGCTGTAAGTCTAAATTATGGCATAACTCTTGAAGACATTAAAAGATTAGTTGATGATCTTGAACTTGGAGCATTTGCGATTCATCTCAATGCTTTGCAAGAGTGTATCCAACCTGAGGGCGAAAGAAATTTTTCAAAGTTGCTCACAAAGATCGAAAAAATTGCCAGAAGCCTTCACGTTCCCGTTATAATAAAAGAAGTTGGTTCTGGTATATCGTCTGAAACTTATCAGAAACTTGTTTCTGCAGGGGTCGCAGCTGTAGATGTTGGAGGAAAAGGTGGAACAAGTTGGAGCGCAATTGAAGGTCTGAGATCGGACAAAGAAGGACAGAGGCTTGGCGATTTATTTAAAAATTGGGGAATGTCGACCGATGATTCTCTGCTCTGTTGCTCTAGACTGAAAAACGATCTTCAATACAATGTCCCATTGATTGCAACAGGGGGCATTCGCAATGGTCTGCAGGTTGCAAAAGCGGTTGCACTAGGAGCCTCAATGGTTGGTGTTGGTTTGCCTTTATTTAAGGCCGCTGTATCTCCTCTTGCTGGTGAAACTCCTTTGGAATCGGTAGAAAGAGAGCTTAATTTTTTTAGAAAATCTCTTTCTATAACCATGTTTTGTGCGGGAGCTCTTAATTTAACTCAGTTAAATTCTCGCATAGTTCAGAAAGTTCCATAA
- a CDS encoding HAD family hydrolase: protein MIKNIIFDFGGVLIEWEPDNLYLSYFKSKKATETFYQETGIKILNREMDRGLSFDIAIKTLVDRFPHYQEPIMFWKTHWHKMLGNIITDNVELLQILERKGYNLYGLTNWSGETFPYVYYKHEFFRIFKDIVVSGREGLIKPEPDIYHLCLKRNNLQASETVFIDDNFENCLASRDLGINAIQFTDTESLKAALKELGVKLVN, encoded by the coding sequence ATGATTAAAAATATAATATTCGATTTTGGTGGTGTGTTAATTGAATGGGAGCCTGATAACTTATATTTATCTTATTTTAAGAGCAAAAAAGCCACAGAAACTTTTTACCAAGAAACAGGAATCAAAATTCTCAATCGAGAAATGGATAGAGGCCTTTCGTTTGACATAGCCATCAAAACTCTTGTGGATAGATTCCCACACTACCAAGAACCTATTATGTTTTGGAAAACCCATTGGCACAAAATGCTCGGTAACATCATAACCGATAACGTGGAACTCTTACAAATATTGGAAAGGAAAGGTTACAACCTTTACGGACTCACGAATTGGTCGGGTGAGACCTTTCCCTACGTATATTATAAACATGAATTTTTCAGAATATTTAAAGATATAGTTGTTTCTGGTAGAGAAGGACTTATAAAACCAGAACCCGATATTTATCATTTGTGTTTAAAGCGTAACAATCTTCAAGCGAGTGAAACAGTCTTTATAGATGACAATTTTGAGAATTGCCTTGCCTCTCGTGATTTAGGAATAAATGCGATCCAATTTACGGACACAGAAAGTTTAAAAGCTGCCCTAAAAGAACTTGGAGTGAAATTAGTGAATTAA
- a CDS encoding fructose-specific PTS transporter subunit EIIC: protein MARIKIIITSQEYSIQPFLANDLLIQAALKHNHTVDSEIHSNKIIQKSFATEPNSENTDIIIQVGQEIEENRFNDLPIYKTTFEKIFNNTEQELLNAVHHKMNDKQKKKNEIVNKTFNIVAVTSCPTGIAHTFMAAEGLIQAASELGMNIKVETQGSVGKQNTLNDAEIKSADLVLISADTKVDLSRFQNKKIFQTNTKQAINNGVFLIQTAIKEAKLYSESSTQTETFHASNKNFAFKQNYKHLMTGVSYMLPFVTAGGLMIALAFALGGIYASDESYKESLAWALFQIGAKGAFPLMVPALSGYIAYSIANRPGIAPGMIGGMLAVYSDAGFLGGIISGYLAGYVTEFLNQKIKLNKNLEGLKPVIILPVLSSLIIGLFMLYIVGKPVSGLMHFLTTSLNNLQDGSAIILGLIIGGMMAFDMGGPLNKAAYAFSTGLISSQIYTPMGAAMIAGMVPPLGAALATKLFKTKFNKEEREAGNSTALLGISFITEGAIPYAAKDPLRVIPIFVIGSAIAGALAMYFKIEIKVPHGGIFILPIPNAVVHISGFIFALTVGTAITAILLGIIKKPILK, encoded by the coding sequence ATGGCAAGAATAAAAATTATAATAACGAGTCAGGAATATAGTATTCAACCATTTTTAGCTAACGATCTTTTAATACAAGCAGCTTTAAAACATAATCATACTGTTGATTCAGAAATCCATTCGAATAAAATTATACAAAAATCTTTTGCTACTGAGCCCAATTCAGAAAATACAGATATAATTATTCAAGTAGGACAGGAAATTGAAGAAAATAGATTCAATGATTTGCCTATTTATAAAACAACCTTTGAAAAAATATTCAATAATACTGAACAAGAATTATTGAATGCAGTTCATCACAAAATGAATGATAAACAAAAGAAAAAAAACGAAATCGTAAATAAGACTTTTAATATAGTCGCTGTTACTTCCTGTCCAACAGGAATTGCCCATACATTCATGGCTGCAGAAGGACTTATACAAGCAGCTAGTGAATTAGGCATGAATATTAAAGTTGAAACTCAAGGTTCTGTTGGTAAACAAAATACTTTAAATGATGCAGAAATTAAATCAGCAGATCTTGTTTTAATTTCTGCTGATACGAAAGTTGATCTCAGTCGTTTTCAAAACAAAAAAATTTTTCAGACTAATACAAAACAAGCGATTAATAATGGAGTTTTTCTTATTCAGACCGCAATCAAAGAAGCAAAATTATATTCTGAAAGTTCCACTCAAACTGAAACATTTCACGCTTCAAATAAGAATTTTGCTTTTAAACAAAATTATAAACATCTGATGACCGGTGTTTCCTATATGCTTCCTTTTGTTACCGCTGGCGGTTTGATGATAGCCTTAGCATTTGCCTTAGGTGGAATCTATGCATCAGATGAATCTTATAAAGAGTCTCTCGCTTGGGCTTTATTCCAAATTGGAGCTAAGGGAGCTTTTCCTCTTATGGTTCCAGCACTCTCTGGCTATATTGCTTATTCCATTGCCAATAGACCCGGTATTGCTCCTGGCATGATTGGCGGCATGCTCGCAGTGTATTCAGATGCTGGCTTTCTAGGAGGAATTATTTCTGGATATTTAGCAGGATACGTGACAGAATTTTTGAATCAGAAAATAAAACTCAATAAAAACTTAGAGGGTTTAAAACCAGTCATTATCCTACCCGTTCTTTCTTCACTGATTATAGGTTTGTTTATGCTTTATATTGTAGGCAAACCTGTCTCAGGACTAATGCACTTTTTAACAACAAGCTTAAATAATTTACAAGATGGAAGCGCAATTATACTCGGTCTAATCATTGGTGGAATGATGGCTTTCGATATGGGTGGCCCATTAAATAAAGCTGCTTATGCATTTTCGACAGGTTTGATTTCGAGCCAAATTTACACACCAATGGGCGCTGCAATGATAGCAGGAATGGTTCCCCCCTTAGGAGCTGCTTTAGCAACTAAACTTTTTAAGACAAAATTCAATAAAGAAGAGAGAGAAGCGGGAAACTCTACAGCACTCTTAGGCATATCATTTATAACCGAAGGTGCCATTCCCTACGCAGCTAAAGATCCGTTGAGAGTTATTCCCATATTTGTGATTGGATCCGCCATCGCAGGAGCCTTAGCCATGTACTTTAAAATCGAAATAAAAGTTCCACACGGCGGAATATTTATACTGCCCATTCCAAATGCTGTCGTCCATATAAGTGGATTTATATTTGCACTGACTGTTGGAACTGCAATAACAGCAATATTGCTAGGAATAATAAAAAAGCCAATACTGAAGTAA
- the pfkB gene encoding 1-phosphofructokinase has translation MKQNVVTVTLNPAIDQTIILNGITLGKVNIAQNFHKSSGGKGINVASCLADWGISANATGFLGKANINPFEILFQSKHIIDSFIRLEGETRVNIKLSDILKGETTDINLTGLKLTNDHFQELLKYLKNIVNEKSIVVLAGSVPEGLAADSYAQITKIVKKLGAWVLLDTSGKPLKESLSVKEKYLPNCIKPNQHELSQLAQKNLLTQDDILQFAKSLQEKGIENVVVSLGENGSLFINNKNALHAALPPIKAISSVGAGDALVAGLIAGFHGNLQFEQIARLAVAFSVAKLGHIGPHLPNIGEVKKYEEKVKVTLLK, from the coding sequence ATGAAACAGAATGTTGTCACTGTTACTTTAAATCCAGCTATTGATCAAACAATTATTTTAAATGGTATTACATTAGGAAAAGTAAACATTGCACAAAATTTTCATAAAAGCTCTGGAGGAAAAGGAATAAATGTTGCCAGTTGTCTTGCAGACTGGGGAATCTCAGCAAATGCAACTGGCTTTTTAGGCAAGGCAAATATAAATCCTTTTGAAATCCTTTTTCAATCCAAACATATTATAGATTCCTTCATACGCTTAGAAGGAGAAACAAGGGTTAACATTAAATTGTCCGATATTTTAAAAGGAGAAACGACAGATATTAATTTAACAGGACTTAAATTGACTAACGATCATTTTCAAGAACTCCTTAAATATTTAAAAAATATTGTCAATGAAAAATCAATTGTCGTGTTGGCTGGAAGTGTGCCAGAAGGTTTAGCTGCTGACAGTTATGCGCAGATTACTAAAATTGTAAAAAAATTAGGAGCGTGGGTTTTACTTGATACAAGCGGAAAGCCACTGAAAGAATCACTCTCAGTAAAAGAAAAATATTTGCCAAATTGTATCAAACCAAATCAACATGAATTGTCGCAATTAGCACAAAAAAATTTGCTCACACAAGATGATATATTACAATTCGCTAAATCCCTTCAAGAAAAAGGCATCGAAAATGTTGTTGTTTCCCTTGGAGAAAATGGTTCTTTATTTATTAATAATAAAAATGCTCTGCATGCAGCATTGCCTCCAATTAAAGCGATCAGTTCTGTTGGCGCCGGCGATGCTCTTGTTGCAGGACTCATAGCTGGATTTCATGGAAATCTTCAATTCGAACAAATTGCTAGACTCGCTGTTGCTTTTTCAGTTGCAAAACTCGGACATATTGGTCCTCATCTACCAAATATAGGAGAAGTCAAAAAATATGAAGAAAAGGTAAAAGTAACTTTATTAAAGTGA